GAACAAGAAAGTGCACAGCAGGGAAACCAATGACAAGAACACGACAGTGAACAGagcaaaacataacacagaaaaccagaaaacaaaagtaaGTCCAACCTAAAACGCTGGGTCAACacacccaggatcatgacagttcCTATATATAAATGGGCCATagtacagtgtgtgtttgtagtcaCACAGTAACCTGCAGTAAGTTGTGAATTTGtgatgtataaataaaactgtactcTGTTGGGATATAATGTATTCAAAAGGAGCATATTCCAACCccctttttttgtgattttagtcatttttcatttaattataACTTTGCCATGAGTGTTTGATTTTAGTGCAGatcatattaatttttttccttttttccccctacttTTACAGATTTTTGTCATAAAGTATAACTACTATGGAATGATGCACTCTTTAGTTTAAAGCCCTTTATCAAAACTAGACTCAGAAGTGATGCTCTCCAGTGATGGTCAGAAACTGTACCTGCAATCAGACGTACTTTTGGTGTTTGTCAGGAATTCGACTCTAATCATTTTAATCAACCTTAATTTGACAAAACATCATCATTTCTAGGTTTACCCAGTATCTGTGTCTTATCAGCTTTCATATTTCTCCAACTGAGTCTATCACTCCACCTGTTAAGCCGTCCACTGCAGTCTACTTCTTTTTGACCTGTCTCCAGGGTAGGTTTGCTCAGTTTCTACATCCTCTTACTCGGTGTCCTTTTGTCCCCATCTCTTTCCAGGAGTGTCCAAGTGGTGTTGTAAATGAAGATACCTTCAAGCAAATATACTCCCAGTTCTTTCCACATGGAGGTGAAGaggttgtgtgtgtatgctgtgATGTTTGCATCAGTATTCATCTTTGCCTCTGCATGGTTTCTATCCAGTGTATTagcaatttttttcttcttctcctgcagaTGCCAGCACCTACGCGCACTACCTGTTCAATGCATTTGACACAGGACACACAGGATCCATAAAGTTTGAGGTTTGCTTTATACTCACTCATTTTCACATCTCAGCTCTTTGGTACTCTCATTGTTttagaccagggctcttcaactccaggggctctcgaggcctggagttgaagagccctgtttTAGACATACCCAATGCCTcccttatttactttgtgatTCTGTATATGCCTCTCTCTCCACCAGGACTTTGTAACAGCGCTGTCCATCCTGCTGAGGGGCTCTGTCACCGAGAAGCTCCAGTGGACCTTTAACCTCTATGATATCAACAGAGATGGGTACATCAACAAAGAggtttgtgttcctgtgtggatcttcttttttccatgtgtccatgtgggTTTTTATTAATCGTGACTCGTGGTGTCTGTGTTCTGTTTCACAGGAGATGACAGACATCGTCAGAGCAATATATGACATGATGGGGAAGTACACTTACCCCGTCTTGAAAACTGATGCACCCAAGCAGCATGTGGATGCTTTCTTTCAGGTACCAACATCTGCTTCCTTCATTCATACTCAGTAAAACTGACAGCACACACATAAGCTCAGCACTGACTTTGCTTATCCAAAAGCTGCTACAGTAGAAAATAAATGACCAGTCAGTATGGACAGAAATATCCACCAAAAATATACAAGGACCAGCATGTCAACCCTCTGACCCACATctcatatccatccatccatccatccatccatccagtagGGTAGGCAAGCAGCATTTATTTGATGCAAACCACTTGCAGCTGGATTGAATGGAGTGAGGTGAGGCCCTTTTAGAAAGGTCAGGATTGTCCGACTGTCATTaaaaaatgctgtagtttgtcagtccttcgggggggggggggcactgacCTGGGGCCTGCCTTGCCTGGTGGCAAGCAGGGCCTCTGCCCAAGTCAGAAGAACATTTGGTGACTTCCAACTCACGGATTACAGTGTTGATTTTAGTAGTGTATGTATTTTAGAACCTGATTTACTAAATGCATTTCTATCTCTAAAAATCACTGTGTGTGCTTCCATCCATAgaaaatggacaaaaacaaagatggcGTGGTCACTCTTGATGAATTCCTCCTTTCTTGTCAAGAGGTACTCATTTTTAATTCTTCAGTTCACTGTAAATGCTTCTTCCACTGAGAacagtttaatataatataatgaaaTTCGTCACGGCTGATTACAGTGTCGTTGTTAATGTTGTTAGTACCTTTGCTCTCCAAAATGTCAGCATGTCTGCACAAAAGATCACCACAATCAAAACGGTTTTGCTaactatttattatttactaaaGGCCTCCTACCTTTGCAAGTCTCACTGTACATGCTATTAATTATGACCGTTGCTACCGTTTTCCATCAGTATTTATCTGCAGAGATCATTAAAATTTTATGGACCTTTACTGCCCCCTAGTGGCCAGTAAAGCGAATTAAATGGTGATTGTTGGTCGactttctcttctcacaatcACCGCTTCTTAATTCTCCTTCTTCTTTGCACAGGATGAAAACATTATGAGGTCCCTACAGCTCTTTGAAAATGTAATCTAGACACGAAGACGATGGTGCAACAGACGAAGCACAGAGTGAGAGAAGAGGGGAGGGAACGACAGGAAATAGGAGGAGAAGGAGTGATGAACAAGAATCTGCGAGCAAAAGGAACAACCTAAATTGTGAGAGAAGGCAAACAAAGAAGCTTGTCACTTTGGGCGTGACAGTTTGCCATAAAACCGTCTGGAAGGCATCTTACTGTAGGAAATCTATGGCAACAAACCATCACTGGTTTTGGAAACCCTCCTTTAGACTAATCTGACCTTTCTGTGACCACTCATCTCATCTCCACCTCCCTcgtttgttgctgttgttagtGTCATCTTGGACGGTGTGCACTTCATGCCACTATGTAAATATGGCCCCTCTCACATTTGGTTAAAGACTTTTCCCAAATTATGTCAAATTGTTACCATGCAGGACTTCAATTCCTAAATGCAGCTTAGCAGAGAGAGCAACCAAATGCACACTTTGCTCATTAAAGGCTTAAATAAGAGCATCATAAATTTCTGTATCGATACAAAGAACATGAGCAATATTGTGAAGCATGCACAAGAGATTCCTACAGCATAATAAATGAATATGTGTCATAA
The sequence above is a segment of the Archocentrus centrarchus isolate MPI-CPG fArcCen1 chromosome 10, fArcCen1, whole genome shotgun sequence genome. Coding sequences within it:
- the kcnip1a gene encoding Kv channel-interacting protein 1 isoform X1 encodes the protein MTGCAKRCKQGLVKFAVTLHKLVTGTLIKDKADDDLEMTMVCHRPEGLDQLEAQTNFSKRELQVLYRGFKNECPSGVVNEDTFKQIYSQFFPHGDASTYAHYLFNAFDTGHTGSIKFEDFVTALSILLRGSVTEKLQWTFNLYDINRDGYINKEEMTDIVRAIYDMMGKYTYPVLKTDAPKQHVDAFFQKMDKNKDGVVTLDEFLLSCQEDENIMRSLQLFENVI
- the kcnip1a gene encoding Kv channel-interacting protein 1 isoform X2, whose translation is MGLVMGTFSMQSKQVSYHKDKADDDLEMTMVCHRPEGLDQLEAQTNFSKRELQVLYRGFKNECPSGVVNEDTFKQIYSQFFPHGDASTYAHYLFNAFDTGHTGSIKFEDFVTALSILLRGSVTEKLQWTFNLYDINRDGYINKEEMTDIVRAIYDMMGKYTYPVLKTDAPKQHVDAFFQKMDKNKDGVVTLDEFLLSCQEDENIMRSLQLFENVI
- the kcnip1a gene encoding Kv channel-interacting protein 1 isoform X3 encodes the protein MGAVVGTLTMQTKQRRPSRDKADDDLEMTMVCHRPEGLDQLEAQTNFSKRELQVLYRGFKNECPSGVVNEDTFKQIYSQFFPHGDASTYAHYLFNAFDTGHTGSIKFEDFVTALSILLRGSVTEKLQWTFNLYDINRDGYINKEEMTDIVRAIYDMMGKYTYPVLKTDAPKQHVDAFFQKMDKNKDGVVTLDEFLLSCQEDENIMRSLQLFENVI